One segment of Streptomyces sp. NA02950 DNA contains the following:
- a CDS encoding ABC transporter permease: protein MTAPTTPLRPTSAPAAPAAQRPRRRPWPRYALRAGSLLAALGLWQLLTSLDVNLWLRFAQFPTATDVAREFADRVGTDAYWQDLTDSLTRILTGFALAAVLGVAVGTAIARSHLASDLLSPVLEVLRPIPAIALVPVAILLFPSNEQGIVFITFTAAFFPVMVSTRHAVRALSPVWEEAVLTMGGGRRRVLGSVVLPGALPGILGGLSVGIGVSWICVISAEMISGAYGVGYRTWQDYTIVDYPGVFVGMTTIGLLGWLTSTAVELAGRRLTRWLPRTETAGPATPRRKEAGTP from the coding sequence ATGACGGCGCCCACGACTCCGCTGCGGCCGACGTCCGCACCCGCCGCCCCCGCCGCGCAGCGCCCGCGCCGCCGCCCCTGGCCCCGCTACGCCCTGCGCGCCGGGTCGCTGCTGGCCGCCCTCGGCCTGTGGCAGCTGCTCACCTCGCTCGACGTCAATCTGTGGCTGCGCTTCGCGCAGTTCCCGACCGCGACCGACGTCGCCCGGGAGTTCGCCGACCGCGTCGGCACCGACGCCTACTGGCAGGACCTGACCGACAGCCTCACCCGCATCCTCACCGGGTTCGCGCTCGCCGCGGTCCTGGGCGTGGCGGTCGGCACCGCCATCGCCCGTTCACACCTCGCGTCCGACCTGCTGAGCCCGGTCCTCGAAGTCCTGCGCCCCATCCCCGCCATCGCACTGGTCCCCGTGGCGATCCTGCTGTTCCCCAGCAATGAGCAGGGGATCGTCTTCATCACCTTCACCGCCGCCTTCTTCCCGGTCATGGTCAGCACCCGGCACGCGGTCCGCGCGCTCAGCCCGGTCTGGGAGGAGGCGGTGCTGACCATGGGCGGCGGCCGCCGGCGCGTGCTGGGCTCGGTGGTGCTGCCGGGCGCGCTGCCCGGCATCCTCGGCGGGCTCTCCGTCGGCATCGGCGTCTCGTGGATCTGTGTGATCTCCGCCGAGATGATCTCCGGCGCGTACGGCGTCGGTTACCGCACCTGGCAGGACTACACGATCGTCGACTATCCGGGCGTCTTCGTCGGCATGACCACCATCGGTCTGCTCGGCTGGCTCACCTCCACCGCGGTCGAGCTGGCCGGGCGGCGGCTGACCCGATGGCTGCCCCGCACCGAGACCGCGGGACCGGCAACGCCCCGGCGCAAGGAAGCAGGTACCCCGTGA
- a CDS encoding ABC transporter substrate-binding protein, which translates to MQRTTLPATVATGALLLSLTGCGGDAEAGGKTVTVTVGYQSKTINTVTAGTLLRALGSFERELRALGRRDGHTYKVKWQDYATGAPITAQMVAGKVDIGSMGDFPLLINSGRGKQLNAPTRLVSVTGYNLRGGLNTIVTRPGSDLRELSELRGKQVSTSVGSAADGTLVRALQRAGIDPEDGIHKLNQQPAVGASALQAGSADALSQFVAWPGLLAFQGKAKALYDGARLNLPTFHGVTTRAKFADERPAVVKAFLAAQIDATRYLRAHPLPAARKVAKATGLPPEVVYLYNGAGGIATFDPTLKPSLIAALKKDVPVLRAAKLVGPVDVNSFVDDRYIKRAYGSTDAYAKALRTTPPASSSQIWLKGEERTRSFRTPAELLRFASTHRDLIRAAYVPDAATGTLWYADRAVWVKDGAGLRAFVTPANARTWSASHPGARTVSYATALKESG; encoded by the coding sequence ATGCAGCGCACCACCCTCCCGGCCACTGTCGCCACCGGCGCACTGCTGCTGTCCCTCACCGGCTGCGGCGGCGACGCGGAAGCCGGCGGCAAGACCGTGACGGTCACCGTCGGCTACCAGTCCAAGACGATCAACACCGTGACCGCGGGCACCCTGCTGCGCGCGCTCGGCTCCTTCGAACGCGAACTGCGCGCCCTCGGCCGCCGCGACGGCCACACCTACAAGGTAAAGTGGCAGGACTACGCCACCGGCGCGCCGATCACCGCGCAGATGGTCGCCGGGAAGGTCGACATCGGCTCGATGGGCGACTTCCCGCTCCTGATCAACTCCGGCCGCGGCAAGCAGCTGAACGCCCCGACCCGTCTGGTCTCCGTCACCGGCTACAACCTGCGTGGTGGCCTCAACACCATCGTCACCCGCCCCGGCTCCGATCTTCGCGAACTGTCCGAGCTGCGCGGCAAGCAGGTCTCCACCAGTGTCGGCTCGGCCGCCGACGGCACGCTCGTACGGGCCCTCCAGCGGGCGGGCATCGACCCGGAAGACGGTATCCACAAGCTCAACCAGCAGCCCGCCGTCGGTGCTTCGGCCCTCCAGGCGGGCAGCGCGGACGCCCTCTCGCAGTTCGTGGCCTGGCCGGGGCTGCTCGCCTTCCAGGGCAAGGCCAAGGCGCTGTACGACGGGGCGCGGCTGAACCTCCCCACCTTCCACGGTGTCACCACGCGCGCGAAGTTCGCCGATGAGCGCCCGGCCGTCGTCAAGGCGTTCCTCGCCGCCCAGATCGACGCCACCCGCTATCTGCGCGCCCACCCGCTGCCCGCCGCGCGGAAGGTCGCGAAGGCCACCGGGCTGCCACCGGAGGTGGTCTACCTCTACAACGGCGCCGGCGGTATCGCCACCTTCGACCCCACCCTCAAGCCCTCGCTGATCGCGGCCCTCAAGAAGGACGTCCCGGTGCTGCGCGCGGCCAAACTGGTCGGCCCGGTGGACGTGAACTCCTTTGTCGACGACCGTTACATCAAGCGGGCGTACGGAAGCACGGACGCCTACGCGAAGGCGCTGCGCACCACACCGCCCGCTTCGTCCAGTCAGATCTGGCTCAAGGGCGAGGAGCGGACCCGGAGTTTCCGCACCCCCGCCGAGCTGCTGCGGTTCGCCAGCACCCACCGCGACCTGATCCGGGCCGCGTATGTGCCCGACGCCGCCACCGGCACCCTCTGGTACGCGGACCGGGCGGTCTGGGTCAAGGACGGCGCCGGGCTGCGCGCCTTCGTCACCCCGGCGAACGCCCGCACCTGGAGCGCCTCCCACCCCGGTGCCCGCACGGTCTCGTACGCCACGGCCCTGAAGGAGTCGGGATGA
- the nuoN gene encoding NADH-quinone oxidoreductase subunit NuoN, whose amino-acid sequence MTHAAPVHSLWTTAAAAPDKIPAPHIEYGQLSPTLIVLGAAIVGVLIEALLPRRRRYAAQLFLSVVALAAAFAAVVGLAAGDYGTGKAHVAAMGAIAIDGPALFLQGTILLVALVAVFTFAERRLDPVVHGNQVDSFAAQAAAVPGGDAEKAAVKAGFTTTEVFPLVLFAVGGMLVFPSANDLLTLFVALEVFSLPLYVLCALARRHRMLSQESAVKYFLLGAFSSAFLLFGIALLYGYAGTVGYAGIADVVDGQVRNVTPALAGTMGNDALLLIGGAMVLMGLLFKIGAVPFHMWTPDVYQGAPTPVTGFMAAATKVAAFGALLRLLYVVLPGLRWDWRPVMWGVAIVTMLGGAIVAVTQTDVKRLLAYSSIAHAGFILAGVIATTPDGISSVLFYLAAYSFVTLGAFAVVTLVRDAGGEATHLSKWAGLGRRSPLVAAVFAVFLLAFAGIPLTSGFAGKFAVFKAAADGGAGPLVVIGVISSAIAAFFYIRVIVLMFFSEPRTEGPSVAVPSVLTSSAIAIGVAVTLVLGVAPQYFLDLAGQAGVFVR is encoded by the coding sequence GTGACTCACGCGGCCCCTGTCCACAGCCTGTGGACAACAGCGGCGGCGGCGCCCGACAAGATCCCCGCGCCGCATATCGAGTACGGCCAGCTGTCCCCGACGCTGATCGTGCTCGGCGCGGCGATCGTCGGCGTCCTGATCGAGGCGCTCCTGCCGCGCCGCCGGCGCTACGCGGCGCAGCTGTTCCTCTCCGTCGTCGCCCTGGCCGCCGCGTTCGCCGCGGTCGTCGGGCTGGCCGCCGGTGACTACGGCACCGGCAAGGCTCATGTCGCGGCCATGGGCGCGATCGCGATCGACGGCCCGGCGCTGTTCCTCCAGGGCACCATCCTGCTGGTGGCGCTGGTCGCGGTGTTCACCTTCGCCGAGCGACGGCTCGACCCCGTGGTGCACGGCAACCAGGTCGACTCCTTCGCCGCACAGGCGGCCGCCGTCCCCGGCGGCGACGCCGAAAAGGCCGCCGTGAAGGCCGGGTTCACCACCACCGAGGTCTTTCCGCTGGTGCTCTTCGCGGTCGGCGGCATGCTGGTCTTCCCGTCGGCCAACGACCTGCTGACGCTGTTCGTGGCGCTGGAGGTCTTCTCGCTGCCGCTGTACGTGCTGTGCGCGCTCGCCCGGCGCCACCGCATGCTCTCCCAGGAGTCCGCCGTCAAGTACTTCCTGCTCGGCGCCTTCTCCTCCGCGTTCCTGCTGTTCGGCATCGCCCTGCTCTACGGTTACGCGGGCACCGTCGGCTACGCGGGGATCGCGGACGTGGTCGACGGCCAGGTGCGGAACGTCACCCCGGCGCTCGCCGGGACCATGGGCAATGACGCGCTGCTGCTCATCGGCGGTGCGATGGTGCTGATGGGGCTGCTGTTCAAGATCGGCGCCGTGCCGTTCCACATGTGGACCCCGGACGTCTACCAGGGCGCCCCGACCCCGGTCACCGGCTTCATGGCGGCGGCCACCAAGGTCGCGGCGTTCGGCGCGCTGCTGCGGCTGCTGTATGTCGTCCTGCCCGGGCTGCGCTGGGACTGGCGGCCGGTGATGTGGGGCGTCGCGATCGTCACCATGCTGGGCGGCGCCATCGTCGCGGTCACCCAGACCGATGTGAAGCGGCTGCTGGCGTACTCGTCGATCGCGCACGCGGGCTTCATCCTCGCCGGTGTCATCGCCACCACGCCCGACGGCATCTCCTCGGTCCTCTTCTACCTCGCCGCGTACTCCTTCGTGACGCTGGGCGCCTTCGCGGTGGTCACCCTGGTGCGGGACGCGGGCGGCGAGGCCACGCACCTGTCCAAGTGGGCCGGGCTCGGCCGCCGTTCGCCGCTGGTGGCCGCGGTCTTCGCGGTCTTTCTGCTGGCCTTCGCCGGTATCCCGCTGACCAGTGGCTTCGCCGGGAAGTTCGCCGTCTTCAAGGCGGCGGCCGACGGCGGTGCGGGCCCGCTGGTGGTCATCGGTGTGATCTCGTCGGCGATCGCGGCGTTCTTCTACATCCGGGTGATCGTGCTGATGTTCTTCAGCGAGCCGCGCACGGAGGGCCCGTCGGTCGCCGTGCCGAGCGTGCTGACCTCGTCGGCGATCGCGATCGGTGTGGCGGTCACGCTGGTGCTCGGTGTCGCGCCGCAGTACTTCCTCGATCTGGCGGGCCAGGCAGGGGTGTTCGTGCGGTAG
- a CDS encoding NADH-quinone oxidoreductase subunit M — MSFPLLTVTAAVPALGAVATAAVPAAKRAAAKWVALAFSLATLVLAAVVLVRFDPGGSRFQLTESHAWIKDFGVRYELGVDGIAVALIALTAVLIPFVILAGWHDADPLEGERPNRRWRPTQGFFALILMVEAMVVISFEATDVFLFYIFFEAMLIPMYFLIGGFGDRAGERSEEETATQRSYAAVKFLLYNLAGGLIMLAAVVGLYAVTADDLGTGTFSLQEIVQARAGGELSIATGTERLLFLGFFFAFAVKAPLWPLHTWLPNAMGESTAPVAVLITAVVDKVGTFAMLRFCLQLFPEASKWATPVILVLALISIIYGALLAVGQRDIKRLIAYASISHFGFIILGIFAMTTQGQGGATLYMVNHGISTAALMLVAGFLITRRGSRLIADYGGVQKVAPVLAGTFLIGGLATLSLPGLAPFISEFLVLVGTFSRYPALGVIATVGIVLAALYVLVLYQRTMTGPVKAEVRGMPDLKARELLVVAPLIALLIFLGVYPKPLADIVNPAVDHTLSVVDKKDPKPDHPVDAGWFSYSPMHDGASGGAK; from the coding sequence ATGTCCTTTCCCCTGCTGACGGTCACGGCCGCGGTGCCCGCGCTCGGCGCGGTCGCCACCGCCGCCGTACCCGCCGCCAAGCGCGCCGCCGCCAAGTGGGTGGCGCTGGCCTTCTCGCTGGCCACGCTCGTCCTCGCGGCCGTGGTGCTGGTCCGCTTCGACCCCGGCGGCAGCCGCTTCCAGCTCACCGAATCCCACGCCTGGATCAAGGACTTCGGGGTCCGCTACGAACTGGGCGTGGACGGGATCGCGGTGGCGCTGATCGCCCTCACCGCGGTGCTCATCCCCTTCGTCATCCTGGCGGGCTGGCATGACGCCGATCCGCTGGAAGGGGAGCGGCCCAACCGCCGCTGGCGACCCACCCAGGGCTTCTTCGCGCTGATCCTGATGGTCGAGGCGATGGTGGTGATCTCCTTCGAGGCCACCGACGTCTTCCTCTTCTACATCTTCTTCGAGGCCATGCTCATCCCGATGTACTTCCTCATCGGCGGCTTCGGGGACCGGGCCGGAGAGCGGTCCGAGGAGGAGACGGCCACCCAGCGCTCGTACGCCGCGGTGAAGTTCCTGCTCTACAACCTGGCGGGCGGCCTGATCATGCTGGCCGCGGTGGTCGGGCTGTACGCGGTCACCGCAGACGACCTGGGCACCGGCACCTTCTCGCTCCAGGAGATCGTCCAGGCGCGGGCGGGCGGTGAGCTCTCCATCGCGACCGGCACCGAACGGCTGCTGTTCCTCGGCTTCTTCTTCGCCTTCGCGGTGAAGGCCCCGCTGTGGCCGCTGCACACCTGGCTGCCCAACGCGATGGGGGAGTCCACCGCCCCCGTCGCCGTGCTGATCACCGCGGTCGTCGACAAGGTCGGCACCTTCGCGATGCTCCGCTTCTGCCTTCAGCTCTTCCCCGAGGCCAGCAAGTGGGCCACCCCGGTGATCCTGGTGCTGGCGCTGATCAGCATCATCTACGGCGCGCTGCTGGCGGTCGGCCAGCGGGACATCAAGCGGCTGATCGCCTACGCCTCGATCTCCCACTTCGGCTTCATCATCCTCGGCATCTTCGCCATGACCACCCAGGGCCAGGGCGGAGCCACCCTCTACATGGTCAACCACGGGATCTCGACCGCCGCGCTGATGCTGGTGGCCGGATTCCTGATCACCCGGCGCGGTTCACGGCTCATCGCCGACTACGGCGGGGTGCAGAAGGTCGCCCCGGTGCTCGCGGGCACCTTCCTGATCGGCGGTCTGGCCACCCTATCGCTGCCCGGCCTCGCCCCCTTCATCAGTGAATTCCTGGTCCTGGTCGGCACGTTCAGCCGCTATCCGGCGCTCGGTGTCATCGCGACCGTCGGAATAGTGCTCGCCGCGCTCTACGTCCTGGTGCTCTACCAGCGCACCATGACCGGACCGGTGAAGGCCGAGGTCCGCGGTATGCCCGATCTGAAGGCGCGCGAACTGCTGGTGGTCGCCCCGCTCATCGCGCTGCTGATCTTCCTCGGTGTCTATCCCAAGCCGCTGGCCGACATCGTCAACCCGGCGGTCGACCACACCCTGTCGGTGGTGGACAAGAAGGACCCCAAGCCCGACCACCCCGTTGACGCGGGCTGGTTCAGCTACAGCCCGATGCACGACGGTGCTTCCGGAGGTGCCAAGTGA
- a CDS encoding ferredoxin family protein, giving the protein MPLAPQRADVPVTIDESKCIDGCTLCVDMCPLDSLAIHPDSGKAYMHVDECWYCGPCAARCPTGAVTVNMPYLLR; this is encoded by the coding sequence ATGCCTCTCGCGCCCCAGCGTGCCGACGTGCCCGTGACGATCGACGAGTCGAAGTGCATCGACGGCTGCACCCTGTGCGTGGACATGTGCCCCCTCGACTCGCTCGCGATCCACCCCGACAGCGGCAAGGCGTACATGCACGTGGACGAGTGCTGGTACTGCGGCCCGTGCGCCGCCCGCTGTCCCACCGGCGCGGTCACGGTCAACATGCCCTATCTCCTGCGGTGA
- a CDS encoding fumarate reductase/succinate dehydrogenase flavoprotein subunit: MEIPAPETVEELSCDVLVIGGGTAGTMAALTAAEHGASVLLLEKAHVRHSGALAMGMDGVNNAVVPGRAEPDDYIAEITRANDGIVDQSTVRQTATRGFDMVKRLERYGVKFEKDEHGAYAVRQVHRSGSYVLPMPEGKDVKKVLYRQLRRREMRERIRIENRVMPVRVLTSDGRAVGAAGFHTRTGDFVAVRAGAVILATGACGRLGLPASGYLYGTYENPTNAGDGYAMAYHAGAELTGIECFQINPLIKDYNGPACAYVANPFGGYQVNRHGERFVDSDYWSGQMMAEFAAEVASERGPVYLKLSHLPEESVAALESILHSTERPTRATFHAGRGHDYRTHDVEMHISEIGLCGGHSASGVRVDEHARTTVPGLYAAGDLACVPHNYMIGAFVFGDLAGADASRHRRYEGELPPDQLAEAHELIYAPLRNPDGPPQPQVEYKLRRMVNDYVAPPKSGARLSLAVEAFERMRRDLAEMGAQTPHELMRCAEVSFIRDCAEMAARSSLARTESRWGLYHERTDHPQRDDASWLHHLDLRKSASGAMEFTARPVAPYLVPVAEYSPVGGPSRRLGEVHPEHVATAGPRETPPRGAERAPGTDGGGTGASATASPRILELLALAEEQPGLPALQPYLADPDPAVRRSAVATLTETAPSGTGPALAAALADPDAEVRAGAAASLRELVEVLPPEPDLRDPLVRALEVSDPTVRAAALEVLRALRLGGARLFARALTDSETEVRLQAVRALVSVDALDALAPATADPSREVRVAAAGALATLAAPAADGRAARARELLAPLLRDRDVLVRAAALEALAAAGCPPPLDAEAVAALGDPAWQVRKGAATALTAAEPEFGIPALADALADPHADVRKAAVLSLSPHADRRPAAHDALATVLTDPDADVRAYASRAVKGGGTASAREGQTV; the protein is encoded by the coding sequence ATGGAGATCCCCGCACCCGAGACGGTCGAGGAGCTGTCCTGCGACGTCCTCGTCATCGGCGGCGGCACGGCCGGCACCATGGCGGCGCTCACCGCCGCCGAACACGGCGCCTCGGTCCTCCTCCTGGAAAAGGCGCACGTCCGGCACTCCGGCGCGCTCGCCATGGGCATGGACGGCGTCAACAACGCGGTCGTCCCCGGCCGGGCCGAACCCGACGACTACATCGCCGAGATCACCCGAGCCAACGACGGCATCGTCGACCAGTCCACCGTCCGCCAGACCGCGACCCGCGGCTTCGACATGGTCAAGCGGCTGGAGCGGTACGGCGTGAAGTTCGAGAAGGACGAGCACGGCGCGTACGCGGTCCGCCAGGTGCACCGCTCCGGCTCGTACGTCCTGCCGATGCCCGAGGGAAAGGACGTCAAGAAGGTCCTCTACCGGCAACTGCGCCGCCGCGAGATGCGGGAGCGGATCCGCATCGAGAACCGCGTGATGCCGGTGCGGGTGCTCACCTCAGACGGCCGGGCCGTGGGCGCCGCCGGATTCCACACCCGCACCGGGGATTTCGTCGCCGTCCGGGCCGGGGCCGTGATCCTCGCCACCGGCGCCTGCGGCCGGCTCGGCCTGCCCGCCAGCGGCTATCTCTACGGCACCTACGAGAACCCCACCAACGCGGGCGACGGCTACGCCATGGCGTATCACGCGGGCGCCGAACTCACCGGTATCGAATGCTTCCAGATCAACCCGCTGATCAAGGACTACAACGGCCCGGCCTGCGCCTATGTCGCCAACCCGTTCGGCGGCTACCAGGTCAACCGGCACGGTGAGCGCTTCGTCGACTCCGACTACTGGTCGGGCCAGATGATGGCCGAGTTCGCGGCGGAAGTGGCGAGCGAACGCGGTCCGGTCTATCTCAAGCTCAGCCACCTCCCGGAGGAGTCCGTGGCGGCGCTGGAGTCGATCCTGCACTCCACCGAACGCCCCACCCGCGCCACCTTCCACGCCGGACGCGGCCATGACTACCGCACCCACGACGTGGAGATGCACATCTCCGAGATCGGGCTGTGCGGCGGCCATTCGGCCTCCGGCGTACGGGTCGACGAGCACGCCCGCACCACGGTCCCGGGGCTGTACGCCGCCGGTGATCTGGCCTGCGTACCGCACAACTACATGATCGGAGCCTTTGTCTTCGGCGATCTGGCGGGCGCAGACGCTTCCCGGCACCGCCGTTACGAGGGCGAACTGCCGCCCGACCAGCTCGCCGAGGCCCATGAGCTGATCTACGCCCCGCTGCGGAACCCCGACGGCCCGCCGCAGCCCCAGGTCGAGTACAAGCTGCGCCGCATGGTGAACGACTATGTCGCCCCGCCCAAGAGCGGCGCCCGGCTCTCCCTCGCCGTCGAGGCGTTCGAGCGGATGCGCCGGGACCTCGCCGAGATGGGCGCCCAGACCCCCCATGAGCTGATGCGCTGCGCCGAGGTGAGCTTCATCCGCGACTGCGCCGAGATGGCCGCCCGCTCCTCCCTCGCCAGGACCGAGAGCCGGTGGGGGCTGTACCACGAGCGCACCGACCATCCGCAGCGGGACGACGCGTCCTGGCTGCACCATCTGGATCTGCGCAAGTCGGCGTCGGGAGCGATGGAGTTCACCGCGCGGCCCGTGGCGCCCTACCTCGTCCCGGTGGCGGAGTACTCCCCCGTCGGCGGGCCGTCCCGGCGGCTCGGCGAGGTGCACCCGGAGCACGTCGCCACGGCCGGGCCGCGCGAGACCCCGCCGAGGGGGGCGGAGCGGGCGCCCGGCACGGACGGCGGCGGGACCGGGGCATCCGCCACCGCCTCCCCGCGCATCCTCGAACTTCTCGCCCTCGCCGAGGAGCAGCCGGGTCTGCCCGCACTCCAGCCCTATCTGGCCGACCCCGACCCCGCGGTCCGCCGGTCCGCCGTCGCCACGCTGACCGAGACCGCGCCCTCGGGCACCGGTCCGGCGCTCGCCGCGGCGCTGGCCGACCCGGACGCCGAGGTGCGGGCCGGGGCCGCCGCCTCGCTGCGGGAGCTGGTCGAGGTGCTGCCGCCCGAACCGGACCTGCGCGATCCGCTGGTGCGTGCCCTGGAGGTGTCCGATCCGACGGTGCGCGCGGCGGCGCTGGAGGTGCTGCGCGCGCTGCGGCTCGGCGGGGCGCGGCTGTTCGCACGGGCGCTGACGGACTCCGAGACCGAGGTGCGCCTGCAGGCCGTACGGGCCCTGGTCTCCGTCGACGCCCTCGACGCGCTGGCGCCCGCCACCGCCGACCCCTCCCGCGAGGTGCGGGTGGCGGCGGCGGGTGCGCTGGCCACGCTCGCGGCCCCCGCCGCCGACGGCCGCGCCGCCCGGGCGCGTGAGCTGCTGGCTCCGCTGCTGCGCGACCGGGACGTGCTCGTACGGGCCGCCGCCCTGGAGGCGCTGGCCGCGGCCGGTTGCCCACCGCCGCTCGACGCCGAGGCGGTCGCGGCGCTGGGCGACCCCGCGTGGCAGGTGCGCAAGGGAGCGGCGACGGCGCTGACCGCCGCCGAACCGGAGTTCGGTATCCCGGCGCTGGCGGACGCCCTGGCCGATCCGCACGCCGATGTCCGCAAGGCGGCCGTGCTGTCGCTGTCGCCGCACGCGGACCGCCGGCCCGCCGCCCACGACGCCCTCGCCACGGTGCTCACCGATCCGGACGCCGATGTCCGTGCCTACGCGTCCAGGGCCGTGAAGGGCGGGGGTACGGCGTCCGCCCGGGAGGGGCAGACGGTGTAG
- a CDS encoding ABC transporter ATP-binding protein, with protein MRLEDVALGRPGAPVLHGLDLEVAPGELLTVVGPSGCGKSTLLRTLAGLLPPLGGRVTQDGAPITRPHADRALVFQEDALLPWRTVRANVELPLAIRGVPRAERRARAEGWLERVGLGDHLRRYPHRVSGGQRQRVQLARALVGEPRAVLMDEPFGALDAQTRSGMQRLLVEVLRGTRATVVFVTHDVDEALFLGDRVALLGGGAEAGRVLDVPHPRERAAHDAAATVALRRQVLASLGM; from the coding sequence CTGCGCCTGGAGGACGTCGCGCTCGGCCGCCCCGGCGCGCCCGTCCTCCATGGCCTCGACCTGGAGGTGGCCCCCGGTGAACTCCTCACTGTGGTGGGCCCGTCCGGCTGCGGCAAGTCCACCCTGCTGCGCACACTGGCCGGGCTGCTGCCGCCCCTCGGCGGACGGGTCACCCAGGACGGCGCACCCATCACCCGGCCGCACGCCGACCGTGCGCTGGTCTTCCAGGAGGACGCGCTGCTCCCGTGGCGCACCGTGCGTGCCAACGTCGAACTCCCGCTTGCCATTAGGGGCGTGCCGCGGGCCGAGCGCCGCGCCCGGGCCGAGGGGTGGCTGGAGCGGGTCGGGCTCGGCGACCACCTGCGGCGATACCCGCACCGTGTCTCCGGCGGCCAGCGGCAGCGGGTGCAGCTCGCCCGCGCGCTCGTCGGCGAGCCGCGCGCGGTCCTCATGGACGAGCCGTTCGGCGCGCTCGACGCGCAGACCCGGTCCGGGATGCAGCGGCTGCTGGTCGAGGTGTTGCGCGGCACCCGTGCCACGGTCGTCTTCGTCACCCACGACGTGGACGAGGCGCTGTTCCTCGGTGACCGCGTCGCCCTGCTCGGCGGTGGGGCGGAGGCCGGCCGGGTGCTGGACGTACCGCATCCGCGGGAGCGCGCCGCTCATGACGCCGCCGCGACCGTCGCGCTGCGCCGCCAGGTCCTCGCATCCCTCGGTATGTGA